acactgCGGTTTCTCACTCtccgtaggttttgggACTCTTTAGAGGTTGAATTCTCATAGTGAGTTGTGAGAGTTACTTCAAGGAGAAGAGGTTTCCGAGGAATCTTTAGAAGAGATTTAATGGCTCTTCAACGGTTGCTACAAGTGCTACTCTTGACTGGTACCATCTCATTCTTTTCTCTGCCATTTAGAAGGCTTCTTGTTTATCcccccgtctacactgggtagttttacaagctgccacctgtttatataaaaaGTTTAttcgattaaattcaggtccGCATTGCAATTCATCTAGGGATAACGCTAACCTTACGTCAGCTACATAAGTTGTTGACATCAATGTTGGATTGGTGACACTTTTTATCgttttattcaggtgtgACGACAGTCTCAGGAGGTCTCCTTGGCTTAAAAATGAGCCTGTAGGAGACCTTTCTTTGGGGCTCTGTACATGTCTATTTAGGACTTTAATGGTTATCTCCCGACCATCTGGTAGTTTACATGTCCTGATTCCAGATAAGGACTCAGAATGCAATATTCCATTTATGTTTAATCATTTATCTAAATGTGTGCGGTTTTACTACTCGGAATTGTCGTAAAAATGGCCGTTGCCTTTACCTCTACcggaatggacttccaatgcttattcatcgtagttaaagagcctaaaattgtaaattttaGGGATTATGTCTCTAAAATAAGGAATACCTGCCAACGGacatttttaccaaaagatttcgacaTCCCCATAGGAATGAATTGAGGTGAGGAACTTGGGGGTAAATAAATTCACTTTGTTGTATGTGTGTATTGATTTTTACTGCATAATCACAGAGGGTCTCGCTTTCTGCTATTTTTAACTTGTAGATTAAGGGTTCACAATGATGACAAAATCTCTGTTTGGCGTTGCTGCCTTTACTTACTTTGCTATTTCCAGCGTTTTTGCTGAAGAGGCCGCTAAACCAAAATTTACAGGACTTGTCCTTGACGTCAACAAGGAGATCATTGACCACGTTGCTGTAGAATCGACTGGTATTGACGATCAAATTGCTACCGTTTTTGCTGCCCACAGGGACTTTGCCATCGAGAAGGTTGTAGATGGTGAGAAGATCATCAAGACCTTTGACTTGAGTAAGCAAACTCCTGAACGCGTCGAGAAACATGTCAAGGGTgacaaaatatttgtagTAATCACCGTAGATCCTGCTCTTCGTCTTGCCTTCAAGAAGGAGGGTGATGCCTGGGTTGAGATGCCACTTGCTGACTTTTACGAGGAGCTTGTATTCAAGGGTCTCAGCGGTGTTGCTGTTGATCTTGACAAGTTTGCCGATGGATCCCTTTTCTCCGCCGCTGAGTTTGGCTCCGGCAATAAGCACACCTTCAGCGCTGCTGGAAAGCGTGCTTCCAAGGTTACCTTTGGTGAAAAGGATCTCCTTGACGGTAACAACGAAGTTATTCTCGATGTATTCGTCTTCGTCAGTGGCGACAAGAAGGTTGCAAAGGTCGTCTACCTCTACAAGGGCGATGGCAGAATCAAGGAAATC
This region of Theileria equi strain WA chromosome 1, complete sequence genomic DNA includes:
- a CDS encoding equi merozoite antigen 3 (encoded by transcript BEWA_034340A), encoding MMTKSLFGVAAFTYFAISSVFAEEAAKPKFTGLVLDVNKEIIDHVAVESTGIDDQIATVFAAHRDFAIEKVVDGEKIIKTFDLSKQTPERVEKHVKGDKIFVVITVDPALRLAFKKEGDAWVEMPLADFYEELVFKGLSGVAVDLDKFADGSLFSAAEFGSGNKHTFSAAGKRASKVTFGEKDLLDGNNEVILDVFVFVSGDKKVAKVVYLYKGDGRIKEIFFQLVDKAWTRVEVKAAATVLHSIDSSFPADYKTVFDGFSAYGVFSAVAAVFAVALFC